Proteins found in one Candidatus Methylomirabilis lanthanidiphila genomic segment:
- a CDS encoding B12 binding domain protein, protein MRTRRVTILDLVTNGPTNSLYARVMNQNLASIMPQVVAVWCEELGHQVRFVCYTGREDLQRELLDGADIVFIGAFTRSALTAYAISSLFRSRGAVTVLGGPHARSYPQDAARYFDYVVGFTDKNLIQDILADCSAHRPFGVQRAAARQPTELPGVRERWKFIEPTIAKSPTSFQVVPMIGSMGCPYTCEFCVDASVEYQPLSFDQISEDLKFLRTKMKRPMVAWHDPNFGIRFQEYMRAIETAIPPNSIDFIAESTLSLLSEPHLKHLRRNGFKAILPGIESWYDLGDKSRTGRYTGQAKVRQVADHINLVLRYIPYVQVNFVLGLDSDQGPEPFELTKQFVDLAPGAFPAFPLLTAFGQAAPLNRKLQQEGRILPFPFQFLDNHHAMNVRPKHYAWPEFYDHVVDLSRYAFSWPMILRRLVLNRGVIPRWFNLVRSVSSEGFGRIKYYTKIRTLLDTDLSVRYFLEGETSELPRFYAHKIRKKLGPLWDVLPAGAVMHDHHAYLNSYKEPISARVGLGPLPGLGSAAE, encoded by the coding sequence GAGGAATTGGGCCATCAGGTGCGCTTTGTGTGCTATACCGGCCGCGAAGACCTCCAGCGGGAATTGTTGGACGGGGCGGATATTGTGTTCATCGGGGCCTTTACGCGATCGGCTCTGACGGCCTATGCCATTAGTAGTCTGTTTCGATCTCGCGGGGCCGTGACGGTGCTAGGCGGGCCTCATGCGCGGAGCTATCCGCAGGATGCCGCCCGTTATTTCGACTATGTGGTGGGATTTACCGACAAGAACCTGATTCAAGATATTCTGGCTGATTGTTCAGCACATCGTCCGTTTGGAGTCCAGCGCGCAGCGGCTCGACAGCCTACCGAGTTGCCGGGGGTGCGGGAACGGTGGAAATTCATCGAGCCGACCATCGCCAAGTCTCCCACCTCCTTTCAAGTGGTGCCCATGATCGGCAGCATGGGGTGTCCCTATACCTGCGAGTTTTGTGTGGACGCCAGTGTCGAATATCAGCCCTTGTCGTTCGACCAGATCAGCGAGGATTTAAAATTTCTGCGGACGAAGATGAAACGACCGATGGTTGCCTGGCACGACCCGAATTTCGGGATCCGTTTTCAGGAATATATGAGGGCAATCGAAACGGCGATCCCTCCCAACAGCATCGACTTCATAGCAGAAAGTACGCTGTCGCTCCTATCCGAACCTCATCTCAAACATTTGCGCCGGAATGGATTCAAGGCGATTTTGCCGGGTATTGAGTCGTGGTATGACCTGGGAGATAAATCCCGGACCGGTCGCTATACCGGGCAGGCAAAAGTAAGGCAGGTGGCGGATCATATCAATCTGGTCCTTCGCTATATCCCCTATGTCCAGGTCAATTTTGTATTGGGATTGGATTCAGATCAGGGGCCTGAGCCCTTTGAGCTCACCAAGCAATTTGTGGATCTGGCCCCAGGGGCCTTCCCGGCGTTTCCTCTGCTTACGGCATTTGGCCAAGCGGCCCCCCTGAACCGGAAATTGCAACAGGAAGGGCGTATTCTGCCATTTCCCTTTCAGTTTCTCGATAACCATCACGCGATGAATGTGCGTCCCAAGCATTATGCCTGGCCGGAATTTTACGATCATGTCGTAGATCTTTCCCGGTATGCTTTTTCCTGGCCGATGATTCTTCGGCGCCTAGTGCTGAACCGCGGCGTCATTCCACGGTGGTTTAATCTGGTTCGGTCGGTATCGAGTGAAGGGTTCGGCCGGATCAAATACTACACGAAGATCCGAACATTATTGGATACGGATCTGTCGGTCCGATATTTCCTGGAAGGCGAAACGTCAGAGCTGCCACGGTTCTATGCCCACAAAATTCGTAAAAAGCTGGGTCCGTTATGGGACGTGCTTCCGGCTGGGGCGGTGATGCATGATCATCATGCTTACCTGAACTCCTACAAAGAACCCATCTCCGCCCGTGTAGGGTTGGGTCCACTCCCCGGGTTAGGGAGTGCAGCCGAGTAA